CCACGACGCCGAAGGCGAGCGCATCGTCCACCTGCGCACGAAGGCGGACGCGGACGCCCTGCGCTCCCGACTCCAGCCGGGGACCCGGCTCATCGTCGTCGGCGCCGGCTTCATCGGGGCCGAGATCGCCTCGAGCGCCCGGGCGCTCGGCGCCCACGTGACGATCCTCGAGGCCGGGCCGGCACCGCTCCAGAGAGTGCTCGGCACCCGACTGGGTCAGGCCTGCGCGCAGATGCACCACGATGCGGGGGTCGACCTGCGGCTCGACTTCCAGGTGACCGGGTTGGAGGAGGACGGCGACGAGGTCGTGGTCTCCTCCCCCGAAGGCCGCCTCGTCGCCGACGTGGTCGTCGTCGGCATCGGCATCGTCCCGAACGTCGACGTCGCCGTGAGCTCAGGCATCGCGGTCGACAACGGCATCGTCGTGGACGAGCACTGCCGCACCAGCATGCCGCACGTCTACGCTGCGGGCGACGTGGCCAACCACTTCCACCCGCTCTACGGCGAGCACATCCGGGTGGAGCACTTCGACAACGCGAGCAAGCAGGCGTCGGCCGCAGCCAACAACATGATCGGGCGCGAGACGGTCTACGCCGACCCGCACTGGTTCTGGTCGGACCAATACGGGGCGAACCTGCAGTTCGTCGGTCACGCCGACGTCGACGGCGCCGAGCCGATCCTGCGCGGGACGCCCGGCGACGAAACCTGGGGGGCGTTCTTCCTCGACGAGCACCAGCGGCTCACCGCAGCCTTCGCCGTCAACGGCGCCGAGGACATCATGGTCGCCCGCGAGCTGATCGCGGCCCAGGTGCCCGTCGACCCGCGCGTCCTCACGGACCAGACCGCCCCTCTCATGGATCTCCTGGAGCAGATGTGACCCACACCGAGCTGACCACCGCACGCAACTTCGTCGGTGGAGAGTGGGCTGGATCCCGCTCGGACAAGACCTTCGACCGGCACAACCCGGCGCACCTCGACGAGCACGTGGTGACCGCACCGGACTCCACGTCAGCGGACGTCGAGGAAGCGGTCGGTCACGTGTCGGAGAACTATCACGCCTGGGCCGACACGGCCCCGGAGGTGCGCGCGGACGTGCTCATCCGGGCCGCCGACATCCTCGCCCAGCGTGCGGACGACATCGCCGAGGAGCTGGTGCGCGAGGAGGGCAAGACCCTGGCCGAGGCCCGGATGGAGACACGCCGGACGCCCCAGAACCTGCGCTACTACGCGGGTGAGTCGTTGCGCCTCACGGGCTCGACCTACCCGACCGCCGACGGCAGCTGGGTGCTCACGTCCCGCTCCCCCGTTGGCGTGGTCGCGGCGATCACGCCGTGGAACTTCCCGCTCAACATCCCCTCGCGCAAGCTGGGTCCGGCGCTGGCCGCCGGCAACGGGGTCGTATTCAAGCCCAGCGAGGTCACCCCGCTGTCCGGCCAGAGGCTGGTCGAGGCGCTCGTCGAGGCGGGTGTGCCCGGTGGTGCGCTCGCCCTGGTGCACGGCCACGGCGAGGTGGGCCGTGCCATGGTCAGTGACCCCCGCGTCGCCGCGGTGACGTTCACCGGCTCCACCGCCGTGGGAGAGGCTATCCACTCGGCGGTCTCCGTGTCGGTGCGCTGTCAGCTGGAGATGGGCGGGAAGAACGCGTTCGTCGTCCTTGAGGACGCTGACCTCGACAAGGCCGCGGACATCATCGCCAAGGGCGCGTTCGGCCTGAGCGGCCAGGCGTGCACCGGGACGTCGCGGGTGGTGGTGCACGAGTCGGTGGCCGACTGCGTCCTCGACCGCGTCCTGGAGCGCGCCCAGGCCCATGTCGTCGGCGACGGGCTCGTGGCCGGGACAACGATGGGGCCACTTGCCAACCGGGCGCAGTGGGACAAGTACCAGGAGTTCCTGCAGGATCGGTCCGGCGCACGGCTGGAGACGCCGCTGCGCGAGCAGAAGCTGACCGACGGCTACTACGCCCGCCCCGCGATCTTCACCAGCGTCGGCCCCACAGACCGGCTGGCTCAGGAGGAGATCTTCGGGCCTGTCCTGTCGTTCCTCACCGTCGGCTCCTACGACGAGGCCGTCGACGTCGTGAACGGCACGCCCTACGGGCTCTCGGCCGGCATCGCCACCAGGGACATGGGGCGCGCGATGCAGTTCTCCCGCGACGTGGAGGCCGGTGTCGTGAAGGTCAACCAGGCCACGACCGGGATGGCCATGAATGCACCGTTCGGCGGCGTGAAGATGTCCAGCACCCAGACCCACAAGGAGCAGGCCGGCGACACGATGATGCACTTCTACACGACCGACAAGACGATCTACATCTCAGCCTGAGAGGCGCGCCATGACCGACGTCAACCCCACCCCCGACACCCAGAACCACACGCCGCAGTCCTCCGCCGAGACCGCTGACGCCCCGTCGTCCGAGGTGGAGTTCCACCGGGTCGCGCGCTCCGGACAGGTCCCGGAGGGCTACGTCCGCCGGTTCTACGTCAACGAGCTCGAGTGCGCCGTCGCCCGCCTCAACGGCAAGGCCTACGCAACCAGCAACTACTGCACGCACCTCGACTGCCTGCTCAGCAGCGGCAAGCTCGTGGACGACGGTCTCGGCTGCTCCTGCCACGGCAGCGTGTTCGACCTCGAGACCGGAGCCCCGGTCTACCCGCCCGCCACCGAGCCGATCCAGGTCTACCCGGTGCGCGAGGAGAACGGTGAGGTCTTCGTCGGCGTGAGCGAGGCCGACGTGAAGTCCGGCGGCCCCCGCCGTCGCAAGCCGACCGCAGGCTGATCGCGCCCATGAGCCGCTCCACCACAGGAGTCCGACGGGTCGCTCAGGACAAGGTCGAGGTGCTGGGGACGCGAGGGGCCGTGGCCTCGAGCAGCCCCCTCATCTCGTCGTCGGGTGCGCGCGTCCTTGTCGACGGCGGCAACGCGATCGATGCGACCCTCGCCATGGCTGCCACGGCGTGGATGGCCCTTCCCGGCCAGTGCGGCATCGGTGGTGACGCCTTCGTGCTGGTCCGGGAGCCGGACGGAAGGGTGTGGACGCTCAACGGGAGCGGCCTGGGTCCCGACGGTGCGACCACCGAGTTCTACCGCGCCGAGGGACACCACGCGATCCCGCTCTCCGGAGCGCTCGCGGTCGCCGTGCCCGGCGCTCTGGCGGCCGTCCGCGCGTTGCACGCTGCCGGCGCGACCCGGTCGTTGGAGGAGCTGTGGGCGCCTGCGGTCCGCCTGGGGTCCGAGGGTGTCCCGTGCACGCTCAAGACCCGTCTCGACATCACCGAGCACGCGGCGGACCTGGCCCGGGACCCGGGCGCGGCCGCGATGTTCCTGAGGCCTGACGGCGGCGTCCCTGAGGTCGGGCAGCGACTCGCCTTCCGGGAGCTCGCCGACTTCGTCGCCGCCGCGGCGCAGGGGCGGGAAGGGTTCTATGACGGGAGCTTCGGCGACCGCGCGTTGAGCCATCTGACCGGCGCGGGGGCGCGCTTCAGCGGCCGGGAGTGGGCAGCCGGGGCACAGGTGGCGCCCATGGACGCGATCGCGACGCCGTACGGCTCCGCGACGATCCACCAGACACCGGTCCCGAGTGCGGGGTGGATGGTCCTGCAGGCCGCCGCCATCTGCGACGGGATGCTGCGGGACCGCGGGCTGCTGGACGCCGAGTCGGTGCACTGGATGGCAGAGGCGTTCCGCCTCGGCTTCCGCGACCGCCACGCGCGGTGCGGATCGGACAACGACGGCTGGCAGCAGGTCCTCGCCGCAGACGCGATCGGGCAGGCACGCGCCGACATCGCACGCCACCGCGCAAGCAGCTCGGGACCAGCTCACCCAACCGGCGACACCACCTCGACGGTCTGCGTCGACGAAGACGGCCGTGCCGTGAGCTTCATCCACTCGCTGGCGTTCACCTTCGGCTCGCGGGTCACTGTCCCGGGCACCGGAGTCGTGCTCAACAACCGGCTCGGCCGCGGCGCCTACCTGATCGATGGCCATCCCAATGAGGTCAAACCCGGCCGCAAGCCCCTGCACACGCTTAACGCGTGGGCCGTCGACCACCCCACCACGGGCCTGCTGCACGTGGGCAGCTGTCCTGGCGGCGACGGGCAGGTGCAGTGGAACATGCAGGTGATCAGCCACCTCCTCGACCACGGGGTCGACCCGCAGACCGCGGTGTCGCTCCCCCGA
Above is a genomic segment from Aeromicrobium chenweiae containing:
- a CDS encoding aldehyde dehydrogenase family protein; amino-acid sequence: MTHTELTTARNFVGGEWAGSRSDKTFDRHNPAHLDEHVVTAPDSTSADVEEAVGHVSENYHAWADTAPEVRADVLIRAADILAQRADDIAEELVREEGKTLAEARMETRRTPQNLRYYAGESLRLTGSTYPTADGSWVLTSRSPVGVVAAITPWNFPLNIPSRKLGPALAAGNGVVFKPSEVTPLSGQRLVEALVEAGVPGGALALVHGHGEVGRAMVSDPRVAAVTFTGSTAVGEAIHSAVSVSVRCQLEMGGKNAFVVLEDADLDKAADIIAKGAFGLSGQACTGTSRVVVHESVADCVLDRVLERAQAHVVGDGLVAGTTMGPLANRAQWDKYQEFLQDRSGARLETPLREQKLTDGYYARPAIFTSVGPTDRLAQEEIFGPVLSFLTVGSYDEAVDVVNGTPYGLSAGIATRDMGRAMQFSRDVEAGVVKVNQATTGMAMNAPFGGVKMSSTQTHKEQAGDTMMHFYTTDKTIYISA
- a CDS encoding NAD(P)/FAD-dependent oxidoreductase; protein product: MNVDNIVVIGGGQAAAVAIRTLRRRGYDGAIVLVCEEPVRPYQRPPLSKEYLTHGDEEGLFLLPEDWTDAQRVEVRTGVRASKISADDRAVLLEDGTILPADRILIATGGTPRRLHDAEGERIVHLRTKADADALRSRLQPGTRLIVVGAGFIGAEIASSARALGAHVTILEAGPAPLQRVLGTRLGQACAQMHHDAGVDLRLDFQVTGLEEDGDEVVVSSPEGRLVADVVVVGIGIVPNVDVAVSSGIAVDNGIVVDEHCRTSMPHVYAAGDVANHFHPLYGEHIRVEHFDNASKQASAAANNMIGRETVYADPHWFWSDQYGANLQFVGHADVDGAEPILRGTPGDETWGAFFLDEHQRLTAAFAVNGAEDIMVARELIAAQVPVDPRVLTDQTAPLMDLLEQM
- a CDS encoding Rieske (2Fe-2S) protein, with protein sequence MTDVNPTPDTQNHTPQSSAETADAPSSEVEFHRVARSGQVPEGYVRRFYVNELECAVARLNGKAYATSNYCTHLDCLLSSGKLVDDGLGCSCHGSVFDLETGAPVYPPATEPIQVYPVREENGEVFVGVSEADVKSGGPRRRKPTAG
- a CDS encoding gamma-glutamyltransferase family protein; the encoded protein is MSRSTTGVRRVAQDKVEVLGTRGAVASSSPLISSSGARVLVDGGNAIDATLAMAATAWMALPGQCGIGGDAFVLVREPDGRVWTLNGSGLGPDGATTEFYRAEGHHAIPLSGALAVAVPGALAAVRALHAAGATRSLEELWAPAVRLGSEGVPCTLKTRLDITEHAADLARDPGAAAMFLRPDGGVPEVGQRLAFRELADFVAAAAQGREGFYDGSFGDRALSHLTGAGARFSGREWAAGAQVAPMDAIATPYGSATIHQTPVPSAGWMVLQAAAICDGMLRDRGLLDAESVHWMAEAFRLGFRDRHARCGSDNDGWQQVLAADAIGQARADIARHRASSSGPAHPTGDTTSTVCVDEDGRAVSFIHSLAFTFGSRVTVPGTGVVLNNRLGRGAYLIDGHPNEVKPGRKPLHTLNAWAVDHPTTGLLHVGSCPGGDGQVQWNMQVISHLLDHGVDPQTAVSLPRFTVFPGSDADVVDKPDELRCETGIPQDTLDQLAAWGHPVKVLPTQVGGPGGSAMAISVDHENGVLRAGADPRMEGVALAI